From one Sulfurimonas sp. HSL-3221 genomic stretch:
- the cydB gene encoding cytochrome d ubiquinol oxidase subunit II: MFEQLTLLQLQQYWWIIISLLGGLFVYIMFIQGGQTLLSQLSDNETEKTMLVNSLGRKWELGFTTLVLFGGALFAAFPLFYATSFGGAYWVWMVILFCFIIQAVSYEYRKKPDNVLGQKTYEAFLYINGSLGVVLLGIAISTFFSGADFALDESNFVHWQGAARGLEALLNPMNYLLGFALLFLVRIAAGMYFISSIDHAPIEAKARMMIKRNIVWFLPFFLGFVAWVFLKDGFAYDAATKTVSMVPHKYFWNFIEMPVVGIMFLAGVVMVLLSVFNTVFRGKGCCAWTNGVGIVLTVMAVLLAVGFNGTAFYPSTHDIQHSLTIENASGSHYTLTVMSYVSLMVPFVLAYIAYAWRQMDRVKITEEEITAPDAHNY; this comes from the coding sequence ATGTTTGAGCAACTTACACTCCTTCAACTCCAGCAGTACTGGTGGATCATCATCAGCCTGCTGGGCGGACTCTTTGTCTATATCATGTTTATCCAGGGGGGCCAGACCCTCCTGAGTCAGCTCAGCGACAACGAAACGGAAAAGACGATGCTCGTCAACTCCCTCGGGCGCAAGTGGGAGCTCGGCTTCACGACCCTGGTCCTTTTCGGCGGGGCGCTCTTTGCCGCCTTCCCGCTCTTTTACGCCACGAGCTTCGGCGGGGCGTACTGGGTCTGGATGGTTATCCTCTTCTGTTTTATCATCCAGGCGGTCAGCTACGAGTACCGCAAGAAACCCGACAACGTCCTGGGGCAGAAGACCTACGAAGCGTTCCTCTACATCAACGGCAGCCTCGGCGTCGTGCTGCTCGGCATCGCCATCAGCACCTTCTTCAGCGGTGCGGATTTCGCCCTCGATGAGAGCAACTTCGTCCACTGGCAGGGGGCTGCGCGGGGCCTTGAAGCGCTGCTGAACCCCATGAACTACCTGCTGGGCTTCGCCCTGCTCTTCCTCGTGCGGATCGCGGCGGGGATGTATTTCATCTCGAGCATCGACCATGCGCCGATCGAAGCCAAGGCGCGTATGATGATCAAGCGTAACATCGTCTGGTTCCTGCCCTTCTTCCTCGGTTTCGTCGCCTGGGTTTTCCTCAAAGACGGCTTCGCCTACGACGCCGCCACCAAAACGGTGTCGATGGTACCGCACAAATACTTCTGGAACTTCATCGAAATGCCCGTTGTGGGCATCATGTTCCTCGCAGGGGTCGTCATGGTCCTGCTCTCCGTCTTCAACACGGTCTTCCGCGGCAAAGGCTGCTGCGCCTGGACCAACGGGGTCGGGATCGTGCTGACGGTTATGGCGGTGCTGCTCGCCGTCGGGTTTAACGGCACGGCCTTCTACCCCTCGACGCACGACATCCAGCACTCGCTCACCATCGAGAATGCCTCCGGCAGCCACTACACGCTGACCGTGATGAGTTACGTCTCGCTGATGGTGCCCTTCGTCCTCGCCTACATCGCCTACGCGTGGCGGCAGATGGACCGGGTCAAGATCACCGAAGAAGAGATCACCGCGCCCGACGCGCACAACTATTAA
- a CDS encoding cytochrome ubiquinol oxidase subunit I: MLYETAASVDWARAQFALTAIYHFLFVPLTLGLSFIVAIMETLYVRTNDPQWKRATKFWMTLFAINFAVGVATGLIMEFEFGTNWANYSWFVGDIFGAPLAVEGILAFFMESTFFAVMFFGWEKVSKGFHLLSTWLVAVGSNLSALWILVANGWMQYPVGMAFNPDTARNEMASFWDVILSPVAMSKFLHTISSGYVIAGLFVVGISGWYLLKNRDVLIAKRSMVVGASFGLLVSLFLALSGDESAYNVAQKQPVKLAAMEGLYKGETRAGIIAFGILNIDKELGDDRHEFYGDIEIPYALSFLGYHDIDAFVPGLDDLVYGNEKHGIEPAQARIERGKTAVAAFKEYKAAVKAGDDTAAAEARTVLEANIADFGYGYLEKPEDIVPPIALTFYSFHVMVGLGSWFILLFLVLLYLTMANEITRFRKLLWLAIWSIPLGYIAAEAGWIVAEVGRQPWAVQDLLPVGIAMTDISSSSVQTTFWMFAALFTALLVAEIKIMLRQIKIGPDGGHH; the protein is encoded by the coding sequence ATGCTGTATGAAACGGCCGCAAGCGTTGACTGGGCACGGGCCCAGTTTGCCCTGACGGCGATCTACCACTTCCTGTTCGTCCCGCTCACCCTGGGACTCTCGTTTATCGTCGCGATCATGGAGACGCTCTATGTCCGCACGAACGACCCGCAGTGGAAGCGGGCGACGAAGTTCTGGATGACCCTCTTTGCCATCAACTTCGCCGTCGGCGTCGCCACGGGGCTGATCATGGAGTTCGAGTTCGGGACAAACTGGGCCAACTACTCCTGGTTCGTCGGCGACATCTTCGGCGCGCCCCTGGCGGTCGAGGGGATCCTCGCCTTCTTTATGGAGTCGACCTTCTTCGCCGTCATGTTCTTCGGCTGGGAGAAGGTGAGCAAAGGGTTCCACCTCCTCTCCACCTGGCTCGTCGCCGTCGGTTCGAACCTCTCCGCCCTCTGGATCCTTGTCGCCAACGGCTGGATGCAGTACCCCGTCGGCATGGCCTTCAACCCCGACACCGCCCGTAACGAGATGGCCTCCTTCTGGGATGTCATTCTCTCCCCGGTTGCGATGTCGAAGTTCTTGCACACCATCAGCAGCGGCTACGTCATCGCCGGGCTCTTCGTCGTCGGAATCTCCGGCTGGTACCTGCTGAAGAACCGCGACGTGCTGATCGCAAAGCGCAGCATGGTCGTCGGCGCCTCTTTCGGCCTGCTTGTTTCGCTTTTCCTCGCACTGAGCGGGGATGAGAGCGCCTATAACGTCGCGCAGAAACAGCCGGTCAAACTGGCCGCCATGGAGGGGCTCTACAAAGGCGAGACCCGCGCGGGCATCATCGCCTTCGGCATCCTCAACATCGACAAAGAGCTGGGCGACGACCGCCACGAGTTTTACGGCGACATCGAAATCCCCTACGCCCTCTCTTTCCTGGGCTACCACGATATCGACGCCTTCGTGCCGGGCCTCGACGACCTCGTCTACGGCAACGAGAAGCACGGCATCGAACCGGCGCAGGCGCGGATTGAGCGCGGCAAGACAGCGGTTGCGGCGTTCAAGGAGTACAAAGCGGCCGTAAAAGCGGGCGATGACACTGCTGCGGCCGAAGCCCGCACGGTGCTCGAAGCAAACATCGCTGATTTCGGCTACGGTTACCTCGAGAAACCCGAAGATATCGTCCCGCCGATCGCGCTGACCTTCTACAGTTTCCACGTCATGGTGGGACTGGGCAGCTGGTTCATCCTGCTCTTCCTTGTCCTGCTCTACCTGACGATGGCCAACGAGATCACCCGATTCCGCAAACTGCTCTGGCTCGCCATCTGGTCGATCCCGCTGGGCTACATCGCCGCCGAAGCGGGCTGGATCGTCGCCGAGGTCGGCCGCCAGCCCTGGGCCGTGCAGGACCTGCTGCCCGTCGGCATCGCGATGACGGACATCTCGAGCAGCAGCGTCCAGACGACCTTCTGGATGTTCGCGGCGCTCTTTACAGCGCTGCTCGTCGCGGAGATCAAGATCATGCTCCGCCAGATCAAAATCGGACCCGACGGAGGACACCACTGA
- a CDS encoding DUF4492 domain-containing protein → MKLSAIYRFYRDGFSAMRLGRTLWTVVAVKLLILFGVIKLLFFNDTLQSRFDSDEARQEYVSRQLTGTP, encoded by the coding sequence ATGAAGCTTTCAGCCATTTACCGTTTTTACCGGGACGGTTTCAGCGCCATGCGGCTTGGCCGTACGCTCTGGACCGTCGTGGCCGTCAAGCTTCTCATTCTTTTCGGCGTAATCAAGCTGCTCTTTTTCAACGATACCCTGCAGAGCCGCTTCGACAGTGACGAAGCGCGGCAGGAGTATGTCAGCCGACAGCTGACGGGCACACCGTAA
- a CDS encoding NifB/NifX family molybdenum-iron cluster-binding protein, with protein MKIVFPTDEDMGFLSRRGAHFGKAKYYTLVTVENNRIMDVEGIVNPGHDAGGCGNAVANIMALHPDALVVSGIGGSPAKGFEQAGLTVYVDRESPTVRDSVERLMRNALGALGGKGTCSTH; from the coding sequence ATGAAAATCGTATTCCCGACCGATGAAGACATGGGATTCCTCTCCCGCCGCGGGGCGCACTTCGGCAAGGCCAAGTACTACACCCTCGTCACCGTCGAAAATAATCGTATAATGGATGTCGAAGGTATCGTCAACCCAGGCCACGATGCCGGCGGCTGCGGCAACGCCGTCGCCAATATCATGGCCCTGCACCCGGACGCGCTGGTCGTTTCGGGTATCGGCGGCTCCCCGGCCAAAGGGTTTGAACAGGCGGGCCTCACCGTCTATGTCGACCGCGAATCGCCGACGGTACGCGACTCCGTCGAACGCCTGATGCGTAACGCCCTCGGCGCCCTCGGCGGCAAAGGGACCTGTTCCACCCACTGA
- a CDS encoding NifB/NifX family molybdenum-iron cluster-binding protein: MKIAIPVEGENLKIVKRTGQAPYYALFDDTVFERIVEAPQSGHAHDDHLDHHDHEDHDGHHGHHHAEDEEHIKGHGKSLSNLAGVEMMLVRMIGTHMKEAVDRAGITVKKIREKHGETADEAVKNYLEEKAA, translated from the coding sequence ATGAAAATCGCCATCCCCGTAGAGGGTGAAAACCTCAAAATCGTCAAACGCACGGGGCAGGCCCCCTACTACGCCCTCTTCGACGACACCGTCTTCGAGCGGATCGTCGAGGCGCCGCAAAGCGGGCATGCCCACGACGACCATCTCGATCACCATGACCATGAGGACCACGACGGCCATCACGGGCATCACCACGCCGAAGACGAGGAGCATATCAAGGGACACGGCAAGAGCCTCTCCAACCTCGCCGGTGTCGAGATGATGCTCGTACGCATGATCGGAACGCATATGAAAGAGGCGGTCGACCGCGCCGGCATCACCGTCAAGAAGATCCGCGAGAAACACGGCGAAACCGCCGATGAAGCCGTCAAAAACTATCTAGAGGAGAAAGCAGCATGA
- a CDS encoding rhodanese-like domain-containing protein, whose product MRKTVISLIALSALAASAFAYDAAKAAEFDGFFSHMTHKACANSTLFVKADDVMKMLREAKPMLLLDIRTEGEASVVGLGTAGSRHVPVEHLFEKTNLDALPTDRPIILVCYSGTRATMAAMGLKMIGIKNVQVLKGGIVALATSDTTKNAPIKESK is encoded by the coding sequence ATGAGAAAAACAGTGATCTCCCTGATCGCACTGAGCGCACTGGCCGCTTCCGCTTTCGCCTACGACGCCGCGAAAGCCGCCGAGTTTGACGGCTTCTTCTCCCACATGACCCACAAGGCGTGCGCCAACTCGACGCTCTTCGTCAAGGCCGACGACGTCATGAAGATGCTGCGCGAAGCCAAACCGATGCTCCTGCTCGATATCCGGACCGAAGGGGAAGCCTCCGTCGTCGGTCTGGGCACTGCAGGTTCCAGACACGTCCCCGTCGAGCACCTGTTCGAAAAAACGAACCTCGACGCCCTCCCCACGGACCGCCCGATCATCCTTGTCTGCTACTCCGGTACGCGGGCAACGATGGCGGCCATGGGGCTGAAAATGATCGGGATCAAGAACGTACAGGTGCTCAAAGGGGGCATCGTCGCGCTCGCAACTTCCGATACGACAAAAAACGCACCGATAAAGGAATCAAAATGA
- a CDS encoding rhodanese-like domain-containing protein produces MNENFNERLASIIANDVAKENLGHIDLHKARELLMDAGAVLFDVRPPAKVEGENAQEAGIKNAHYTPYPAFAASLDLLPEDKTTPIITACVKGWFGNRVMAYLEMMGYANVYILDTSVTALIEAHYAHSGR; encoded by the coding sequence ATGAATGAGAATTTCAATGAGCGTCTGGCATCCATTATCGCCAACGACGTCGCCAAAGAGAACCTCGGCCATATCGACCTGCACAAAGCGCGGGAACTGCTGATGGACGCCGGTGCCGTGCTCTTTGACGTCCGGCCGCCGGCGAAGGTGGAGGGCGAAAATGCCCAGGAAGCGGGGATCAAAAATGCCCATTACACGCCCTACCCGGCTTTTGCCGCCTCCCTGGACCTGCTGCCCGAAGACAAAACGACCCCGATTATCACCGCCTGCGTCAAAGGGTGGTTCGGCAACCGCGTCATGGCCTACCTCGAGATGATGGGCTATGCCAATGTCTATATCCTCGACACCAGCGTCACGGCGCTGATCGAAGCACACTACGCCCACAGCGGCCGCTGA
- a CDS encoding zinc-dependent peptidase: MTYPLALLSIFFLLFVLWASIVYVRARRRNRLLETLRTMPFPEEWRRYLERTVHYPQLSEEERRRIERAVLRFVYTKPFSGVGLEVTEEMKAVIAFYACMIVRHRPESYDYPTLEGIIIYADGFLVDEYHEHGGIVSEQRAVLDGQSSHDTVVLAWPDVEAEAYHPSEYNVVIHEFAHLLDFEDGLTDGVPLLPKESAPKWEHVMAREFKHLAAATEHGHLNEKQQLLGTYAATDMAEFFAVASERYFMQPDAFEQHYPELYTLFSAYYG, translated from the coding sequence ATGACGTATCCTCTCGCGCTTTTATCCATCTTCTTTTTACTGTTCGTGCTCTGGGCCTCCATTGTCTATGTTCGCGCACGCCGCCGCAACAGGCTCCTGGAGACGCTGCGCACCATGCCTTTTCCCGAGGAGTGGCGCCGTTACCTGGAACGGACCGTTCACTATCCTCAGCTCAGCGAAGAGGAGCGCCGGCGTATCGAACGTGCCGTCCTGCGTTTTGTCTATACGAAACCCTTCAGCGGTGTCGGGCTTGAGGTGACGGAGGAGATGAAAGCCGTCATCGCCTTTTACGCCTGTATGATCGTGCGGCACCGGCCCGAATCCTACGACTACCCGACGCTGGAGGGCATCATCATTTACGCGGACGGTTTCCTTGTCGATGAGTACCATGAACACGGCGGGATCGTTTCGGAACAACGTGCGGTGCTTGACGGGCAATCCTCCCACGATACCGTCGTCCTTGCCTGGCCCGACGTGGAAGCCGAGGCCTACCACCCCTCCGAGTACAACGTCGTCATTCACGAATTCGCCCATCTCCTCGACTTCGAGGACGGGCTGACCGACGGCGTTCCGCTGCTGCCCAAAGAGAGCGCCCCCAAATGGGAGCACGTCATGGCGCGGGAGTTCAAACACCTCGCGGCCGCCACGGAGCACGGGCACCTGAACGAAAAGCAGCAGCTCCTCGGTACTTATGCCGCCACGGACATGGCCGAGTTTTTTGCCGTCGCTTCCGAGCGCTACTTTATGCAGCCCGACGCTTTCGAGCAGCACTACCCCGAACTCTACACCCTCTTTTCCGCCTACTACGGCTGA
- a CDS encoding DUF434 domain-containing protein, producing MRKHRGLAPEDTLFFDPKRLAVLRQAVGDLSWLLQRGYSTKAALVLVGNHFQLVERERLAIVHTAGDGAPRHSPLAFETLRGKALCIDGFNLLITLETALGGGIILIGTDGCYRDIANIHGAYALRAETEEAITVAATALKEAGVAEVLWLFDRPVSNSGRVAALVNDTAHRLSVPMEALTADEVDAKVKRCGGVAVTADSEILASGVAWFDLAGWIIRTRIPDARLIDLRSPADA from the coding sequence ATGCGCAAACACCGTGGATTGGCCCCCGAAGACACCCTCTTTTTCGATCCGAAGCGGCTTGCCGTGCTGCGGCAGGCCGTCGGCGACCTCTCGTGGCTGCTGCAGCGCGGCTACAGCACCAAGGCGGCCCTCGTTCTGGTCGGCAACCATTTTCAGCTCGTCGAGCGTGAACGGCTCGCCATCGTGCATACCGCCGGCGACGGCGCACCGAGACACTCCCCCCTGGCCTTCGAGACGCTGCGGGGCAAAGCGCTCTGCATCGACGGTTTCAACCTGCTGATTACCCTCGAAACGGCGCTGGGCGGAGGCATCATCCTCATCGGGACAGACGGCTGCTACCGCGACATCGCCAATATCCACGGCGCCTACGCTCTTCGGGCTGAAACCGAGGAGGCCATCACCGTCGCCGCCACTGCGCTCAAAGAGGCCGGGGTCGCCGAGGTGCTGTGGCTCTTCGACCGCCCCGTTTCCAACAGCGGCAGGGTCGCCGCCCTCGTCAACGATACCGCACACAGGCTCTCGGTCCCAATGGAGGCGCTCACGGCCGACGAGGTCGACGCCAAAGTGAAACGGTGCGGCGGCGTCGCCGTCACCGCCGATTCGGAGATCCTCGCCAGCGGGGTCGCATGGTTCGACCTCGCCGGCTGGATCATCCGCACACGGATCCCGGATGCGCGCCTTATCGACCTGCGTTCTCCCGCCGATGCTTAA
- a CDS encoding MBL fold metallo-hydrolase, giving the protein MKLTFLGTSAGKPTKERNVTALALQMEQEPQWYLFDCGEGTQHQLLRTRPSVGKLAAIFITHMHGDHIFGLPGLLASKRMDRAFRPLRIYGPKGIAAFINCFTDTDADYLGYDLQIIEYTPGDQFIFERFRVTVMPLVHSIESHGFLVKENDTANRLDEAKLRSEGLEPSPLYGELKRGLTVTAGGRVYEPQAYMLEPFRGRSLLIAGDNAEPSVLGAALEGLDLLVHECTYTQAIYDSLVEKQLHTTARDLGRAAGAAGVGALIATHISPRFGRGGPHELSEIEQEIRSAYDGPLFIAEDFDVFRLGRDRRIERE; this is encoded by the coding sequence ATGAAACTGACCTTCCTTGGAACAAGCGCGGGAAAACCGACGAAGGAGCGCAACGTCACGGCGCTGGCGCTGCAGATGGAGCAGGAGCCGCAATGGTACCTCTTCGACTGCGGGGAGGGGACCCAGCACCAACTGCTGCGCACGCGCCCCTCCGTCGGAAAACTGGCCGCGATCTTCATCACCCATATGCACGGCGACCACATCTTCGGGCTGCCGGGCCTGCTGGCATCAAAGCGGATGGACAGGGCCTTCCGTCCGCTGCGCATTTACGGGCCCAAAGGGATCGCCGCATTCATCAACTGCTTTACGGACACCGACGCCGACTACCTTGGGTACGACCTGCAGATCATCGAGTACACGCCGGGGGATCAGTTTATCTTTGAGCGTTTCCGCGTCACTGTTATGCCGTTGGTGCACTCCATCGAGAGTCACGGCTTCTTGGTCAAAGAGAACGACACCGCCAACCGGCTCGACGAGGCGAAGCTGCGCAGTGAAGGCCTGGAACCCTCCCCGCTCTACGGGGAGCTGAAAAGGGGCCTGACCGTCACCGCCGGGGGGCGGGTCTACGAACCGCAGGCGTATATGCTGGAGCCGTTCCGGGGACGCTCACTCCTTATCGCCGGGGACAATGCGGAGCCTTCCGTACTGGGCGCGGCGCTGGAGGGGCTCGACCTGCTCGTGCACGAATGCACCTACACGCAGGCGATCTACGACAGTCTCGTCGAAAAACAGCTGCACACGACGGCCCGCGATCTTGGGCGCGCGGCGGGCGCTGCCGGCGTCGGCGCGCTCATCGCGACGCACATCAGCCCCCGCTTCGGCAGGGGCGGTCCCCATGAACTAAGCGAAATAGAGCAGGAGATCCGCTCAGCCTATGACGGCCCCTTGTTCATTGCCGAGGATTTCGACGTGTTCCGTCTTGGGCGGGACAGGAGGATAGAGCGGGAGTGA
- a CDS encoding flavin reductase family protein, with protein sequence MLVSYDAVNAGDIYKLMSQTIIPRPIAWVVTESSGVVNVAPFSYFTGLSSNPPTMLFSVGHKSDGTPKDTLRNLRETQKCTVCIASEAQLEHLHFSSKELEAHVSEAEQFAIPHTRPVPEYPPMIEGAPVAFFCDFYSEVDLGESKTIPLIVEIKAQFVDDVCITDKERMTITFDPIARIGKSYAHIGEERTPPPIP encoded by the coding sequence ATGCTCGTAAGCTATGACGCTGTCAACGCCGGGGACATCTACAAACTGATGTCGCAGACCATCATCCCCCGCCCGATCGCCTGGGTCGTCACCGAGAGCAGCGGCGTCGTAAACGTGGCACCCTTCAGCTACTTCACCGGCCTCTCCTCCAACCCACCGACGATGCTCTTCTCTGTCGGCCACAAAAGCGACGGCACGCCCAAGGACACCCTGCGCAACCTGCGCGAAACGCAGAAGTGCACCGTCTGTATCGCCTCGGAAGCTCAGCTCGAGCACCTGCATTTCTCCTCCAAGGAGCTCGAGGCCCACGTCAGCGAAGCGGAGCAGTTCGCCATTCCCCATACGCGCCCCGTGCCGGAATACCCGCCGATGATCGAAGGTGCCCCCGTCGCCTTTTTCTGCGACTTTTACAGCGAAGTCGACCTGGGGGAGAGCAAGACGATCCCGCTCATCGTCGAGATCAAGGCGCAGTTCGTCGACGATGTCTGCATCACGGACAAAGAGCGCATGACGATCACCTTCGACCCCATCGCCCGTATCGGCAAGAGCTACGCCCATATCGGCGAGGAGCGCACCCCGCCGCCGATCCCCTGA